From Pyrenophora tritici-repentis strain M4 chromosome 1, whole genome shotgun sequence, the proteins below share one genomic window:
- a CDS encoding Gst, Glutathione S-transferase, which yields MSQNSDITLYTTQTPNGIKISITLEELGIPYKVQKIEISKNTQKEDWFLAINPNGRIPALTDTFTDGKQINLFESGSIMQYLVDRYDTEHKISFPRGSREWYEMNNWLFFQNAGVGPMQGQSNHFTRYAPEHIEYGINRYQNETRRLYSVLDKHLSSDNRPYLCGEKCTIADLSHYGWVAAAGWAGIDITEFPALMAWEERMTARPGVEKGRHVPDPHTIKETLKDKKKVEEIAASSRNWVQAGMKEDAAKLAK from the exons ATGTCCCAAAACTCGGATATCACGCTATACACCACTCAGACGCCGAACGGCATCAAGATA TCTATCACCTTGGAAGAGCTGGG TATCCCCTACAAGGTCCAAAAGATTGAAATCTCAAAGAACACGCAAAAGGAAGACTGG TTTCTTGCCATCAACCCCAATGGGCGCATCCCAGCGCTCACCGACACTTTTACGGATGGCAAACAGATCAACCTCTTCGAGTCGGGAAGCATCATGCAGTACCTTGTCGACCGTTACGACACGGAACACAAGATTAGCTTTCCAAGGGGGTCGAGGGAGTGGTATGAGATGAACAACTGGTTGTTCTTCCAGAATGCCGGTGTGGGTCCCATGCAAGGTCAATCCA ACCACTTCACGCGCTACGCGCCCGAGCATATCGAGTATGGCATCAACAGATACCAAAACGAGACTCGCCGTCTTTACTCCGTGCTAGACAAGCATCTATCCTCCGACAACCGCCCCTACCTTTGTGGCGAGAAATGCACGATTGCCG ATCTCTCACACTACGGCTGGGTAGCAGCCGCAGGCTGGGCCGGCATCGACATTACCGAGTTCCCCGCGCTTATGGCATGGGAAGAACGCATGACGGCCCGACCAGGCGTGGAAAAAGGCCGTCACGTCCCAGACCCACATACCATCAAAGAGACGCTCAAGGACAAGAAGAAGGTAGAAGAGATTGCAGCTAGTAGCCGCAACTGGGTGCAGGCGGGCATGAAGGAGGATGCTGCCAAGCTGGCAAAGTAA
- a CDS encoding MSL5, Splicing factor (branch point binding protein), with the protein MSWRNQGITGSNNIPLGTRRRFGGENDDGGYNPAAPAEGLSELKRGRSPERTSSTDGPRQRKKRNRWGDVKDNKAAGLMGLPTHIQAPMTTEQLDAYTLYLRIEEISQKLKINDVVPADGDRSPSPPPQYDNFGRRVNTREFRYRKRLEDERHKLVEKAMKTLPNYHPPADYRRPTKTQEKVYVPVNDYPEINFIGLLIGPRGNTLKKMETESQAKIAIRGKGSVKEGKGRSDAAHTSNQEEDLHCLIMADTEEKVNKAKKLIHNVIETAASIPEGQNELKRNQLRELAALNGTLRDDENQACQNCGEIGHRKYDCPQKQNFTASIICRVCGQAGHMARDCPERKVGQPWRNDNRLGDRGQAGQGRIGGAPENELDAFMAEMGGAPGAPRAAIEYNDNGGAGGDNYGGGERTVKPWERGPSGGAAPWARNDDDRGRGDSNSTAPPPWAGGGGGRGAQSYDQGYVRALPVLTLVLLAMALLLPALLQVLVLSSSPMALLVAPRRRLVLFLLRLPG; encoded by the exons ATGTCGTGGCGCAACCAGGGCATCACCGGCTCCAACAACATCCCTTTGGGAACTCGCCGTCGTTTCGGAGGTGAGAATGATGATGGCGGTTATAATCCCGCAGCTCCCGCCGAGGGTCTATCTGAGCTGAAGCGCGGCCGCAGCCCAGAGCGCA CCTCCTCCACCGACGGTCCGCGACAGCGCAAGAAGCGCAACCGATGGGGCGATGTCAAAGACAACAAGGCTGCTGGACTGATGGGCTTGCCTACTCACATTCAGGCTCCTATGACCACTGAGCAGCTCGACGCGTATACTTTGTATCTGCGCATCGAGGAGATTAGCCAGAAGCTCAAGATCAACGATGTCGTTCCCGCAGACGGCGATCG ATCCCCGTCGCCCCCGCCGCAGTACGATAACTTTGGACGTCGTGTCAACACGCGCGAGTTCCGCTATCGAAAGCGCCTCGAAGATGAGCGTCACAAGCTTGTCGAAAAGGCCATGAAGACGCTTCCTAACTACCACCCACCTGCCGACTACAGGCGCCCTACTAAGACACAGGAGAAGGTGTATGTTCCGGTCAATGACTATCCGGAGATTAACTTTA TTGGACTACTCATTGGCCCCCGTGGAAATACACTCAAGAAGATGGAGACAGAATCTCAGGCCAAGATTGCGATTCGAGGCAAGGGCTCCGTCAAGGAGGGTAAGGGACGTTCTGACGCGGCCCATACCAGCAATCAGGAGGAGGATCTTCACTGCTTGATCATGGCAGACACTGAAGAGAAAGTCAACAAGGCCAAGAAGCTTATCCACAACGTCATTGAGACG GCTGCCTCCATCCCCGAAGGCCAGAACGAACTCAAGCGCAACCAGCTCCGTGAGCTCGCCGCCCTGAACGGTACCCTTCGCGACGACGAAAACCAGGCCTGCCAGAACTGTGGTGAGATTGGTCATCGCAAGTACGACTGTCCTCAGAAGCAGAACTTCACGGCCAGCATCATCTGTCGTGTCTGTGGTCAAGCTGGTCATATGGCTCGCGATTGCCCCGAGCGCAAGGTTGGTCAGCCGTGGCGCAACGACAACCGTCTCGGCGATCGTGGCCAGGCAGGTCAAGGCCGTATCGGCGGTGCTCCCGAGAACGAGCTCGACGCTTTCATGGCCGAAATGGGCGGTGCCCCTGGAGCACCCCGTGCCGCGATCGAGTACAACGACAATGGTGGTGCGGGCGGAGACAATTACGGAGGTGGCGAGCGCACTGTCAAGCCTTGGGAGCGTGGCCCTAGTGGCGGTGCTGCACCCTGGGCGCGTAACGACGACGATCGTGGTCGTGGCGACAGCAACTCGACCGCTCCTCCTCCTTGGGCTGGCGGTGGTGGCGGACGTGGCGCGCAGTCGTACGACCAGGGCTATG TGCGGGCGCTCCCGGTGCTTACGCTGGTGCTCCTGGCTATGGCGCTCCTCCTCCCGGCCCTCCTCCAGGTCTTGGTCCTCTCTTCCAGTCCTATGGCGCTGCTGGTAGCCCCCCGCCGCCGTCTGGTTCTGTTCCTCCTCCGCCTCCCCGGGTGA
- a CDS encoding protein phosphatase family protein — protein MERIRVSKVEGVYLLRRGTRFDGTLHLMPHHIVFSYLPSLPADAPADAKPPRQKEVWITYPMINHCSLKPCPPILRQESSIRIRCRDFTFFAFFFPDEKKARDVYDSIRALSCKIGRLDKLLAFTYQPKPPEDQQDGWNIYDARREWKRLGISPKDTEKGWRISEINVEYKYSATYPALLVVPTNVSDSVLRYAGEYRSRQRIPALVYRHPINNCSITRSSQPTPGLRGNRNPQDERLVAAIWATNRGWKAANAPATSSADLSPDASVVNLNECSANSSFVGTVDGTGNAGRTTVDDLTGSAETDPDLPKIYGAQQRNLIVDARPTINAYAMQAVGLGSEKMDYYPGAEKAYLGIDNIHVMRKSLDTVIEALKESDLISFPPNRQLLAKSNWIKHIANILDGTALIARTVGIMHSHVLIHCSDGWDRTSQLSALSQILLDPYYRTLEGFIVLVEKDWLSFGHMFRHRSGFLSHEKWFTVENEKIERKDGQGGGNAFDNAIRGARGLFNRHNESNESLNQLPESNGDNVTDIADITAPKPEKIGAAEEHRVTKVNELSPVFHQFLDCVYQLHYQHPTRFEFSERFLRRLLYHLYSCQYGTFLFDNEKERVDSRAKERTRSVWDYFLCRKQEFMNPKYDPETDDTIRGKERIIFPRKGEARWWAECFGRTDEEMNVFGPQAPPSLTPQTSIASNGKSGTTTPIPEEPIVTGIETADGAIGAGTTVNLPPTHAIGDRSPKVSSTPKPFDAAAALGQDLRQGVMASFEKLGITASSSRAVSPAAESNRASADVAREAVKPSSQLSPDIDQKPQQAPKPEDVKIAQPEDDSIDMNADKSAEQVLETEAAQNTDLGLGSNIVEKKAENRTRSRKPSHNPEEKKDVVEMEMQ, from the exons ATGGAGCGGATACGCGTGAGCAAG GTAGAAGGTGTCTATCTCCTCCGCAGAGGCACTCGCTTTGATGGCACGCTGCATCTCATGCCCCACCACATCGTCTTCAGCTACCTACCCAGCCTGCCTGCAGACGCACCCGCAGACGCGAAACCACCCAGGCAGAAGGAAGTATGGATCACATATCCAATGATCAACCACTGCAGCCTTAAGCCTTGCCCGCCTATCCTTCGCCAGGAGTCCTCGATCCGCATAAGGTGTCGCGACTTTaccttcttcgccttcttcttccccGATGAGAAGAAGGCGCGTGACGTGTACGACAGTATCCGTGCACTGTCGTGCAAGATAGGAAGATTGGACAAGCTGCTAGCTTTTACCTACCAGCCAAAGCCACCAGAAGACCAGCAAGACGGGTGGAACATCTATGACGCGCGGCGGGAGTGGAAACGTTTAGGCATCAGCCCCAAAGACACGGAGAAGGGTTGGCGGATATCGGAGATCAATGTGGAGTACAAG TACTCAGCGACATACCCCGCCCTGCTCGTCGTGCCCACCAATGTCTCGGACAGCGTCCTTCGATATGCCGGCGAGTACCGTTCGCGACAACGTATTCCAGCCCTAGTCTATCGCCATCCTATCAACAACTGCTCTATAACCCGAAGCTCACAGCCAACACCTGGCCTTCGCGGGAACCGAAATCCCCAAGATGAGAGGCTAGTTGCAGCCATATGGGCTACGAATCGTGGGTGGAAAGCAGCGAATGCCCCGGCGACCAGCTCTGCAGACCTCAGCCCGGATGCAAGCGTTGTCAACTTGAATGAATGCAGTGCTAACAGCTCTTTTGTGGGCACAGTCGACGGCACCGGGAATGCCGGAAGAACCACCGTGGACGACCTGACCGGATCCGCGGAAACAGACCCCGACCTACCCAAGATATACGGAGCTCAGCAGCGGAATCTGATTGTCGACGCCAGGCCCACAATCAATGCTTACGCCATGCAGGCGGTCGGACTGGGTTCGGAGAAGATGGACTACTATCCTGGCGCAGAGAAGGCCTATCTCGGCATTGACAACATTCATGTCATGCGGAAGTCACTGGATACTGTCATCGAGGCCTTGAAAGAATCCGATCTGATATCATTCCCTCCAAACAGGCAGTTGCTAGCCAAGAGCAACTGGATCAAGCACATTGCAAACATCTTGGACGGAACTGCCCTGATAGCTCGTACTGTGGGCATCATGCACTCGCACGTTCTTATCCACTGCTCAGACGGATGGGATCGCACAAGTCAGCTGAGCGCACTCAGTCAGATACTCCTGGACCCGTACTACCGGACACTAGAAGGTTTCATCGTCCTAGTAGAGAAGGACTGGCTGTCCTTTGGTCACATGTTTCGGCATCGATCAGGATTCCTGAGCCACGAAAAATGGTTCACAGTTGAGAATGAAAAGATTGAACGCAAGGATGGCCAAGGAGGGGGCAACGCCTTTGACAATGCCATTCGCGGTGCACGAGGTCTCTTCAACCGTCACAATGAGTCGAACGAATCATTGAATCAGCTTCCAGAGTCCAACGGCGATAACGTTACGGACATTGCCGATATTACTGCGCCGAAGCCTGAAAAGATCGGGGCAGCAGAAGAACACCGAGTCACCAAGGTGAATGAACTGTCGCCTGTCTTCCATCAGTTCCTTGACTGTGTCTATCAATTGCATTACCAACATCCAACACGCTTTGAGTTTAGTGAGCGCTTTTTGAGGCGCTTGCTATACCATCTCTACTCTTGTCAGTACGGTACATTCCTTTTTGACAACGAGAAGGAGCGCGTAGATTCAAGAGCAAAAGAGCGTACAAGGAGCGTATGGGACTACTTCCTTTGCCGGAAGCAGGAGTTCATGAACCCAAAGTATGATCCGGAAACGGACGACACCATTCGTGGAAAAGAGCGGATAATATTCCCTCGAAAAGGAGAGGCACGCTGGTGGGCAGAGTGCTTTGGTCGCACTGATGAAGAAATGAACGTCTTTGGACCTCAGGCTCCACCAAGCCTTACGCCACAGACTAGCATCGCGAGCAACGGAAAGAGTGGTACTACCACACCGATACCCGAGGAGCCTATCGTCACTGGCATAGAGACAGCGGACGGAGCCATCGGTGCGGGCACGACGGTGAATCTTCCGCCTACGCACGCCATCGGTGATCGCTCACCAAAAGTATCCAGCACGCCGAAGCCTTTCGATGCGGCTGCGGCGCTTGGGCAGGATCTCCGACAGGGCGTCATGGCAAGTTTTGAGAAGCTGGGAATCACTGCAAGCTCAAGCAGGGCCGTTAGCCCTGCTGCAGAAAGTAACAGAGCAAGCGCGGACGTTGCGCGAGAAGCTGTCAAGCCGAGTTCGCAGCTCAGCCCAGACATTGATCAAAAGCCACAGCAAGCCCCAAAGCCTGAAGACGTGAAGATTGCGCAGCCTGAAGATGATAGCATTGATATGAACGCGGATAAAAGTGCGGAACAGGTGTTAGAGACGGAGGCAGCGCAAAACACTGACCTGGGTCTTGGATCAAATATTGTCGAGAAGAAGGCGGAGAATCGAACTAGAAGTAGAAAGCCCAGCCACAACCCtgaggagaagaaggatgTTGTTGAGATGGAGATGCAATGA
- a CDS encoding SPS1, Serine-threonine protein kinase: MFTQIVNLIIDIKPDNVFINYHPNNPEEDRFQDIKLGDFGDTYPIDAYGPSSGAFVGIPEWASPEMMFELPWTTATDIWSFGALLISLIYGGNFNLFAPQGPVADLPEEQLAVLVQHYQWFGPFPKKFREIAREDAMMVVERLEQEFTPEMTSLFRRISRKEVSSGDRDFLLRIMKLD, from the exons ATGTTCACGCAG ATTGTTAATCTGATCATAGACATCAAACCAGATAACGTATTCATAAACTACCACCCCAACAACCCAGAAGAAGACCGATTCCAAGACATTAAACTCGGTGACTTTGGCGACACATACCCCATTGACGCCTACGGCCCTTCCTCCGGCGCCTTCGTCGGTATACCCGAGTGGGCCAGCCCAGAGATGATGTTCGAGCTTCCCTGGACCACAGCAACAGACATCTGGTCCTTTGGTGCCCTGCTCATCAGCCTCATCTACGGCGGCAATTTCAATCTCTTTGCCCCCCAAGGACCAGTCGCCGATCTACCTGAAGAGCAGTTGGCGGTTCTGGTACAGCATTACCAGTGGTTTGGCCCGTTTCCAAAAAAGTTCCGCGAGATTGCTAGAGAGGATGCGATGATGGTGGTAGAGAGGTTGGAGCAGGAGTTTACGCCAGAGATGACGAGCTTGTTTCGCAGGATCAGTAGAAAGGAAGTTAGCAGTGGGGATAGGGACTTTTTGTTGAGGATTATGAAGCTTGATTAG
- a CDS encoding glucan 1,3-beta-glucosidase: MKGFLQKAKADLKNFSRHDNQHDDTPSHSGHSGHSGHSQEQHHHFPPPHHHGGPEHGHGHQQGISDPTTLDILRYRYHHGTNLGSVYVIERWLQSSRFPEGAEGSSELAAVRAWVDKIGIAGTKQKFEHHWANIVTDNAIGWLKNVAKCTTIRLPIGYYDLPGPVFTQGTPFEPFAEVYTGAWNSIRSLIQRLRAHSIGVLIDLHALPGGGNAQEHSGTNSGRAELWCNSMNRALGVRCCQFIAHDTRAGAEIAGLQLVNEAEWKCERMYEWYDECIAAVSAIDPSLPIVISDGWNLTEAIDWSLQKNSIYAHPQCPVIVDTHYYWAFTKEDKAKTPQQIIQEAGTKLGQLDGKEGSVNDRGAVQVIVGEYSCVMTEDSWARGGDVPKEELVRQFGQAQSHRYQQRAGGSFFWTWKMDWMPGGEWGFKAKTEDGSIIPPNYLNLSADDRHKMIEKARQERNGRMHEAVQQHVSYWRGVDPDGQYEHEKYEQGWQVGYQDASAFFEGRQTRGDRIGMLELWVLKRVRESGYRGGFTWLFEQGVRKGIQDYSAAIGA, encoded by the coding sequence ATGAAGGGTTTCCTTCAAAAAGCAAAGGCCGATCTGAAAAACTTCTCTCGGCATGACAACCAGCACGATGATACCCCAAGTCATAGTGGTCATAGTGGTCATAGTGGTCACTCTCAAGAACAACATCACCACTTCCCTCCACCCCACCATCATGGAGGACCTGAACACGGTCATGGCCATCAACAGGGTATCAGCGATCCAACAACTCTAGATATCCTCCGCTATCGCTATCATCATGGTACAAACCTTGGCTCCGTTTATGTCATTGAACGCTGGCTACAGTCTTCTCGCTTCCCCGAAGGCGCCGAAGGGTCAAGTGAACTTGCAGCAGTCCGCGCGTGGGTCGACAAGATTGGCATTGCCGGTACGAAACAAAAGTTTGAACATCACTGGGCAAACATTGTAACGGACAACGCTATTGGATGGTTGAAGAATGTAGCCAAGTGCACGACCATCCGTCTGCCCATTGGTTACTATGATCTTCCCGGACCTGTATTCACCCAGGGTACGCCTTTTGAACCTTTCGCTGAAGTCTACACTGGAGCTTGGAACAGTATCCGCTCCTTGATTCAACGACTACGCGCACATTCGATTGGCGTTTTGATCGATCTACACGCACTTCCCGGAGGCGGAAACGCACAAGAGCACTCTGGCACCAATAGTGGACGTGCCGAGTTATGGTGTAATTCCATGAATCGCGCGCTGGGTGTCCGTTGCTGTCAATTCATCGCTCATGACACAAGAGCCGGTGCCGAGATTGCTGGCCTTCAGCTCGTCAACGAGGCTGAATGGAAGTGTGAGCGCATGTACGAATGGTATGACGAATGCATTGCAGCCGTCTCCGCTATTGATCCTAGCTTGCCAATCGTCATATCGGACGGCTGGAATCTTACAGAGGCAATTGATTGGTCCCTGCAGAAGAACTCGATATATGCTCACCCGCAATGCCCGGTGATAGTCGATACCCACTACTACTGGGCTTTCACCAAAGAAGACAAAGCCAAGACACCACAACAGATCATTCAAGAAGCTGGCACCAAGCTAGGCCAGTTGGATGGCAAAGAGGGCTCTGTGAATGATCGTGGGGCTGTCCAGGTAATTGTAGGCGAGTACTCGTGTGTCATGACGGAGGATTCATGGGCCAGGGGCGGTGACGTACCTAAAGAAGAACTTGTAAGGCAGTTTGGTCAAGCGCAAAGCCATAGATATCAACAGCGGGCTGGCGGTAGTTTCTTTTGGACATGGAAGATGGACTGGATGCCCGGCGGCGAATGGGGCTTCAAGGCCAAAACAGAGGACGGGAGCATCATACCACCCAATTATTTGAACTTATCCGCTGATGATAGGCATAAGATGATCGAGAAGGCGCGACAGGAAAGAAATGGGCGCATGCATGAGGCGGTTCAGCAACACGTTTCCTACTGGCGCGGCGTGGACCCTGACGGCCAGTACGAGCACGAAAAGTACGAACAAGGCTGGCAAGTGGGATATCAGGACGCTTCTGCATTTTTCGAAGGTAGACAGACACGAGGTGACAGGATCGGTATGCTTGAACTCTGGGTTCTTAAGCGCGTAAGAGAGAGTGGCTACAGAGGTGGATTCACTTGGCTGTTCGAGCAAGGTGTGCGGAAAGGCATTCAGGATTACTCGGCTGCCATCGGTGCCTAG
- a CDS encoding Gag-spuma domain containing protein produces MDHPPQPPPPRRLPKVSNQNGPIPPPPPPPQGAHVPIDKITFMRSLIAENTKTSEEPFKPCYMFFYGSLIEQ; encoded by the coding sequence ATGGACCATCCACCACAACCGCCGCCTCCTAGACGACTGCCTAAAGTGTCGAACCAGAACGGTCCCAtacctccaccacctcctccacctcaAGGTGCACATGTTCCCATAGACAAGATCACCTTCATGCGTTCCCTCATCGCCGAAAACACCAAAACATCAGAGGAACCCTTCAAGCCCTGCTACATGTTCTTCTACGGCTCCCTCATTGagcagtga
- a CDS encoding Dimer-Tnp-hAT domain containing protein, with protein MEPSTPTSPSPSNIIRLDLTSLTPSPIPTSSPTPILSPTPIQYHESPDEFVQGGITYVKRAIIARKDFRQGTSHIWKYGLQYIRDSDKKEVYYCHECRVGKSKQELFVINGTSRIRNHLEQKHQIDPQSGIKRKGSVRKSIIDQQKDGAASSIFFWKESVEKFKELLIRWIVYCHIAFFQLENQYFRELLLFLNPALLNHLPKAAKTIRSWVMNAFISKKQQLREDLHHSRSRISISFDLWTSPNPYAILGVVAMWIDTTGMRRVTALGMRRIYGEHTGENLGSVVLELLEEYDISGDQIGYFMLDNASANDTAVEFILKDLCPWMKSKQRRHRRLRCLGHVINLCCQAFLMGRNCEKYLAKLEKHHQRGDYTKVEELWKKFGCLGRLHNLVRYIRLTPQRREEFATIIIGGDLSQFDGLELIQNNSTRWNSWFYSITRALNVRERLELFSARHVPGKGSVGIANFKLDGQHWFELGKIELALKDFYAATLLSEGKKTSLADWFSTLDCLLREISETKDHYHDIHTEDDNNFTWKYLQGCADAAWLKCVEYYNNQQLNWQNRFPEDTDLPPAYYAAQILDPYRKCGWFRQEWVLHGDEEKKRWFENAQLAVKHLWETEYKGRYPVEMLPPPARKERDPDPAFDRQREHKRIRIDAPVSTTDLYEQYISTDRLHNEEAGCNEAIAYWLSRYDSQRDLARFALDMFAISPMSDECERLFSSAKLTIVDRRGRLKADIIEACECLRAWYGKPQAEGNSDIEDSENEDD; from the coding sequence atggagccttcaacaccaacctcaccgtccccatcgaatattataagactagatttaacgtctcttactccatctcctatccccacgtcatcacccacccctatactatcacccactcctattcaatatcacgaatctccagatgagttcgtgcagggcggtatcacgtacgtgaaacgtgcaataattgcaaggaaggatttccgtcaaggtacatcacacatctggaagtacggactccaatacattcgagatagcgataagaaagaggtgtattactgccatgagtgcagggttgggaagagcaagcaagagttgtttgtcatcaatggcacttctaggatccggaatcacctggaacagaagcaccagattgatccccagagtggcatcaagcgaaagggttctgtacggaagtctataatcgaccagcaaaaggatggggctgcttccagcatctttttctggaaggagtcagtagagaagtttaaagagcttctaattcgttggattgtgtactgccatatcgccttctttcaattagagaaccagtactttcgtgaactactcctctttttaaatccggcactactcaaccacctcccgaaggctgcgaagactatccgaagctgggtaatgaatgcattcatatcgaagaagcaacagcttagggaggacctacaccattcacggagtaggatctctatctcctttgatctctggacttcaccaaacccttacgctatcctaggcgtcgtcgctatgtggattgatactaccggcatgcgacgtgttaccgctttaggtatgcgacgtatatacggcgaacatactggagagaatcttggatcggtggtccttgaattgctggaagaatacgacattagcggagatcagattggatactttatgctggataatgcctcggcaaatgataccgctgttgagtttatactcaaggatctctgcccatggatgaagtcaaaacaacgtcgtcatcgccggctgcgttgcttgggccatgtcatcaacctctgttgccaggcgttccttatggggcgaaactgtgagaagtatcttgcgaagctggagaagcatcatcaacgtggcgactatacgaaggtggaagagctctggaagaagttcggatgtttgggtcgtcttcacaacctggtgcgatacatcaggcttactccacaacggcgtgaggagtttgctacaattattatcggcggagatctttcgcaattcgacgggcttgagcttatccagaacaactcgacccgctggaactcatggttttattcgattacacgtgcattaaatgttcgagaacgtttagagctcttctcggctcgtcatgtacctggaaagggctccgtagggatcgcgaactttaagcttgatggacagcactggtttgagcttggaaagattgaactcgctctcaaagacttctatgctgcaactttgctttctgaaggtaagaagacgtcacttgcggactggttttcaactttggactgccttctccgggagataagcgagacgaaggatcactaccacgacatccacactgaggacgataacaactttacatggaagtaccttcaaggctgcgctgatgctgcttggttaaagtgcgttgagtactataacaatcagcagctgaattggcaaaatcgattccctgaagatactgaccttccaccggcatattatgcggctcaaatccttgatccatatcgcaagtgtggatggttcaggcaagagtgggttcttcatggcgacgaagagaagaagaggtggtttgaaaacgcacaattagcggtgaagcatctctgggagacagagtataagggaaggtaccctgtcgagatgctgccaccaccagccaggaaggagagagatcctgacccagcatttgatcgccagcgggaacataagcgcattcgaatagacgctccagtttctacaactgatttgtatgaacaatacatctctactgaccggcttcataacgaagaggcaggttgcaatgaggctattgcgtactggctatctcgctacgactcccaacgagatctcgctcgcttcgctctagacatgtttgcgatctcgcctatgtcggatgaatgcgaacgtctttttagtagcgcgaagcttactatcgtcgatcgccgtggtaggctgaaggcagatattatagaagcgtgcgagtgtctccgggcctggtatggaaagccccaagctgaggggaacagcgatatcgaggatagtgagaacgaagacgactag
- a CDS encoding EBP domain containing protein — translation MVSTRSTPKGDFPASEPSPMKKAPRSRTSTPDPSAMSSPSAQSLAKRAAKNVAAEVAPPAPEEYGEDGWCHTASNITLGWLAVSWPLVLWDSLYILLRPHTMAGGALQWPLWKPYEIYASIDHVYGWPGWERGDGFGGAQGVLNAIELVLYAIYAMTVYKHSVPTLGGAAGVQVEGKGKFLGGGRKVRGKNGNRAALIGFAAAVMTLSKTVLYYFNEYYSGFANIKHNDFLTILWFYGVMNGLWVAFPMYMTIVFGSDIIQGLDMAAGLSSSKKHD, via the exons ATGGTGTCCACGCGCTCCACTCCCAAAGGCGACTTCCCCGCCTCCGAACCCTCGCCCATGAAGAAAGCACCGCGCTCGCGCACTTCAACACCAGACCCAAGCGCCATGTCGTCGCCATCTGCCCAATCGCTCGCGAAGCGCGCAGCCAAAAACGTCGCTGCCGAAGTCGCGCCCCCGGCGCCAGAGGAATACGGCGAGGACGGTTGGTGCCATACAGCCTCCAACATCACCCTCGGCTGGCTCGCAGTTTCCTGGCCACTGGTGTTGTGGGACTCGTTGTACATCTTGCTGCGCCCACACACGATGGCAGGCGGTGCGCTACAGTGGCCTTTGTGGAAGCCATACGAGATATACGCTTCGATTGACCATGTATACGGGTGGCCCGGGTGGGAGCGAGGCGATGGCTTCGGAGGCGCGCAGGGCGTCCTGAATGCCATTGAGCTTGTCTTGTATGCGATTTACGCCATGACGGTTTACAAACACAGTGTTCCTACGTTGGGGGGTGCGGCGGGCGTGCAGGTCGAGGGGAAGGGCAAGTTTCTCGGTGGAGGCAGGAAGGTGCGGGGCAAGAATGGAAATCGCGCTGCGTTGATCGGGTTTGCGGCGGCGGTGATGACGTTGAGTAAGACGGTGCTTTATT ATTTCAACGAGTACTACTCTGGTTTCGCGAATATCAAGCACAACGACTTTCTTACCATTCTCTGGTTCTACGGCGTTATGAA CGGTCTCTGGGTTGCTTTCCCAATGTACATGACCATCGTCTTCGGTTCCGATATTATCCAGGGTCTCGACATGGCCGCTGGACTCTCCTCGTCTAAGAAGCACGATTAG